CAGCCCCAGGCTCTCGAAGAGGCTCTCGGTCCCATAGACAGCGGCGAGCGCCTGCCGGCCAACGCAGGCCAGATCATCACGCTGGGCGAGACGCTGCGGAGCTACGGACAGGGGTTCAACCCGTCCTCCGGCGCCACGCCGGTCAACCGCAGCCTCAACGCCTCGATCGGAGGGCGCACCGACCTCTTCGACGAGGGCGAACTCGGGTACTTCATCGCCGGCACCTACGGCGACAACTACACGCTGCGCGAGAACGAGCAGGAGCGGAAGTGGCGGAGTTCGGGCTTCGATCCGCAGATTCCCGAAAACCTGCGCACGCCAAACGTGGACTACAACTTCACCCGGGGCACGCGCAACGTCACCTGGGGCGGGATCGGCAATATCACGTTCAAGTTCAACCCCGAACAGAAGCTCTCCCTTCGCACCACCGCGTCGCTATCGGCCGACGACGAGGCGCGCAGCTACATCGGCGAGAACCAGGAGGACATAGGCGGCGTGGTTCGCTCCGAGCGGCTGCGCTTCGTATCGCGGCTCATGCTCTGGAGCCAGCTCTCCGGCGAGCACGCCATCGCGGGTTCGCGTCTCGAATGGAGGGCCACCGGCGCCCGGGCCACGCGCGACGAACCCCTCATGCGCGAGGCGGTCTACCTTGAAGACGACGGCGAATTCTTCCTCCTGCCCATCGGCGAGTCCGGCCGCTACTTCTGGAGCGACATGTCGGATCGGGATGTCTCCTTCGCTCTCGACTGGCAGCTCCCCCTCGACTTCCTCGGGGATCGAGCCTCTCTCAAGATCGGCGGAGAGGGGCGCGAGCGCTCGCGCGACTTCGCCGCCCGGCGTCTGAACTGGAATTTCCTCGGTACCACCGTGACCGACCTCGACGCCGCACTTGCCAATGCGCGGATCGTCTCCAACGCCCGTCGTCGAGGCGAGTTCGCTCTGCGGGACATCGTCGAACCCGGCGATCTCTACGACGCCACCGACCGGCGCTTCGCCGGCTACGGCCTCCTCGACTTTTCGGCAGGCAGACTGCAGGCCGTCCTCGGCGCTCGCGTCGAGGCGTACGAGCTTGGGCTCCGCTCGCGCGGCGACACGCTTGCCGGCATCGATCAGCTCGACATCGCGCCCTCGGTCAACCTCGTCTTCGCCGCGCGCGACGACTTCAGAATCAGGGCGGCCGGAAGTCGCACCGTGGACCGTCCCGAATTCCGCGAGATGGCGCCCTTCCAGTTCACCGAGGCCACCTCCCTTCGCCAGCTCTTCGGCAACCCCGATCTCGTTCCCGCTTCCATCACGAGCGCCGACCTGCGCTTCGACTGGTTCCCCGGCCCGGGCGAGATGCTCTCGGTGGGCGGGTTCACGAAGCGGATGACCGACCCTGTCGAGCAGGTCTTCATCGCTGCCGCCTCCACGGCCTACTCCTTCCAGAACGCAAAGGACGCCACGGTCCTGGGCATCGAGATGGAGGGTCGGCTCCGGCTCGATCGAATCGCGGAAGCGCTCCTTCCCTACTCGGTCCAGGCCAACTATTCGCTCATCACCTCCGAGGTCGAGGTCAGGGAAGGCGCCGGCGGCTTCAACCCCACCAACCTCACCAGGCCTCTGGAGGGACAGGCGGCGTACGTCCTCAATGCAGGCGTCAACTACGGCGACGGCCGTGTGGAGTGGGGACTTTTCCTCAACCGTTTCGGCGACCGGCTCACGGCGGCCGGCGGAGATGGCGTGCCCGATCTCTTCGAGAAGGCTCGCAGCCAGGTGGACGCCACCTTCGGCTTTCCCCTCCCGACCGGAGCCGCCGCCAAGTTCAAGGCCACCAACCTACTCGACGCCGGCTACCGATTCGAGCAGGAAGCGAACGGCATCGTCCAGGTGCAGAGACTCTATACGACCGGCCGCACCTTTTCGGTCGGGCTCTCGTGGGAGCTGCGCTGACCCTGCTCCCCAACCCCAAACTCCCACATACGGAGAGAACTGAAGTATGAGCATCCGCAACCAGGCTGTAGTTCTGACCGCAGCCGCCCTCCTCGCCACGAGCATCGGCGCCTGCGGCGACGATCCCGTCGAACCCCCGCCCACCCCGCAGCCGCCCGGGGCTCCCACCGGCGTGAGCATGCTTGTGAGCGGCAGGAGCATAACGATAAGCTGGGGTGCAGGGGCCGACGCCACGAGCTATCGAGTCACGCTGGCGAGCCCCGGCGAGGTAACCCGCACCGAGAACACCACCGAGACCGCGGTCACCTTCGACGACCTGACCGCAGGCGCGACCTACACCGGCCAGGTTTTCTCGATCAACTCGGAGGGCGAGGCGGCGTCGGCCGCGGCCACCGCCTCCATTCCCGAGGATCCACCCGCCTTTCAGGCGGTGGTCGACGACATCCTGGAAGACGCGCACTGGAGCGCGGACAAGGTCTGGATCCTGACCCGGCCCATCTTCGTCGGCAGGGACTGCGGCGCGGACGGCGACAAGGATGGCTGCGTGCACGCCACCCTCACCATCGACCCAGGCACGACCGTCGTGGGCAGGACCGACCTCTCGCAGGGAGTTCGCGGCGCCTACCTGGTCGTCAGCCGAGGCTCGAAGCTGATCGCCGACGCCACCGGCGAGAACCGTCGTCCGACGGCCGACGAGGTCATCGTCTTCACCTCCGACAAGCCTCGCGGCGACCGCGATCGGGGCGACTGGGGCGGCCTCGTCATCAACGGCATGGCGCGGACGAACGCTGGTGACGAGGCCGAGGGCGAAGGCGACTCAGGCTTCTTCGGCGGAAACGACGACGAGGACGACTCGGGCATCCTGCGCGGCGTGCGCATCGAGTACGCCGGTGACGACGTAACCCCGTCCGACCAGCTGAACGGCCTGGCCCTCCAGGGCGTCGGCTCCGGCACCACTATCTCCTACGTCCAGATCCACTACAACGTGGACGACGGCATCGAGCCCTTCGGCGGTGCCGTCTCCGTCGACCACCTTGTGGTCACCGGCATCGGCGACGACTCGGTGGACGGCACCGACGGCTACCGCGGCTTCATGCAGTTCATCATCGGCCAGCAGCGAGGAGACAAGGCCGACAACGGCATGGAGCTCTCGAACAGCGGCTCCGAAAACCCGAACGCCTCGCCCCTTTCGACGGCGGTAATAGCCAACGCGACCATGATCGGCGCGGACGAGGATTTCCAGACCGGCGAGATCGGCGGCCCGAACGGCGACCGCGGCGTGCAGTTCCGCGAGGCTTCCCGCTATCGGGTCTACAACTCCATCTTCCGCGACTTCGGCGACGCCGGCTTCTGCGTGGAAGGCGGTCCGGCCGTGCTGGCGGCCAACTCCAGAGTCTCGGGGGTCGCCGATCCCTCGCAGACGATCTCCCTGGAGGGCTCCGTGGTCTGGAACAACGCCGGGGCGGCCGATTCGGACGAAAACTTCGAGGGCTGCGACGGCTACACAACGGCCCAAAACAAGGCCTTCTTCACGACCGACGGATTCAACAACCTCGTCGCCGATCCCATGCTTCGCGACGGCTACAACGACATCGGCACCATGGCCTCGCCGCCCGACATCGTGGCGAGCGCCGCTCCGTCGGGCTACGCCGCCTTCGACCTGAGCACGGTCGAGTTCGACGGGATCAACCTTTTCGCTCCCGCCGACGGTCGGACCCTGGTGGCGACCGACTATCCGGGTGCGGTGGCGCCGGGCACGACTCTGGCCGACGCCTGGTACTACGGCTGGACGATCTGGTCCATCGACGGATCGGACTCTCGCGCCAACCACACCGGCAATTGAAGAGACGGACACGTTGAGCACGGCCGAGATGAAGATGCCGGTTGCGGCCGTTGCGAAAACAGCCGCCGTGCTCGTCGCGGCGGCTGGCGGCCTGGCGGGATGCGGGGGAGCCGGCGAAGTCAGCCTCGCCAATGCGCACGAAAGCGAGGTGGCCTTGGCTGCGGCGGTGTCGGCGGCTTTGGAAACAAGCGACCGGGGTGCGCTCCAGGGTCTCCTCGTGACTCGCGACGAGTACGAGCACGTGCTCTGGCCCGAGATGCCGGACGGCGAGTACACGCCGTTCGATTTCGTGTGGGGGCTGAACGAGATCAACAGCGGCAAGGGCCTCCGCGACCTGCTCTACGACTTCGGCGGGCAGAGCCTCGAGATCGTGAGCGTCACCCTCCCGGACGAAACCGAGAGCTACGAGACCTTCACACTTCACAAGGGGGTCGAAGTCGTCGTTAGACGCACCGACACCGGGGAAGAGGGTATCTTGAGTTCGTTCGATGTTTTCGTCGAGCACGAGAGCGGCTGGAAGCTCCTCAATTACGACGAGCTCTGAGGGCACGGGTGTCTTCCGGCTCCTGAGGCGACCTCCTGTCGCCTGCCAGCACAGAGGAGGCACGGTGAAGGAATCGGAGCTCATACACGACTGGAACGCGGTCGGAGCGGATTTCGACTGGGGCGGCCTCAAGGGAGTCCAGCTCAACGACGAGACTCTGCGCGACGGTCTCCAGAACCCGTCCGTCGTCGATCCCGCCATCGAAGACAAGATCGAGCTTGTCCACCTCATGGACCGGCTCGGCATACAGTGCGCCGATGTCGGTCTTCCCGGAGCCGGGCCCCGCGCCATGGGTGCGGTCGAGGAGGTCTGCCGCGAGATAGCCGGGCAGCGGCTGGCCTTACGTCCGAACTGCGCCGCGCGCACGGTGGTCGAGGACGTCGTACCCATAGTCGAGATCTCTCAGCGGGTGGGGATGCCGGTCGAGGCGTGCATCTTCATCGGGACCTCGCCGATCCGGCAGTACGCCGAGGAGTGGACGCTCGACGACATCCTCCTCCGATCGGAGAATGCGGTCGCTTTCGCGGTCGGTAGGGGCCTTCCCGTGACAATGGTCACCGAGGACACCACTCGAACCCGCCCCGAGGACCTGAAGGCGATCTACCGCTCGGCGATCTCCTGGGGGGTGACGCGCATCTGCCTTTCCGACACCGTGGGTCACGCGACCCCGGCCGGTGCGCGGGCGCTCGTCCATTTCGCGCTCAGGGAGATCGTCGCGCCATCCGGAGCGGAAGTGGGCGTGGACTGGCACGGCCATCGCGATCGGGGCTTCGGGGTCGTCAACGCTCTCGCCGCGATGACCGCCGGGGCCACCAGGCTGCATGGCACCGCCTTGGGCATCGGCGAGCGCTGCGGCAACACGGAGATGGATCTCCTTCTCGTCAACCTCAAGCTCGTGGGAATCCACGACGCCGACCTCACGGTGCTTCCCGAATACTGCAAGCTCGCCGCCCGGGCCTGCCAGGTGCCGCTCGTCCACTCCTATCCGGTCGTTGGGCGCGACGCGTTCCGCACGGCGACCGGCGTTCACGCGGCGGCCATCGTCAAGGCCGAGGTCAAGGGCGACTCCTGGCTCGCCGACCGCATCTACTCCGGCGTGCCCGCCTCCATGGTGGGGCGCGAGCAACGCATCGACATCGGTCCCATGTCGGGCATGTCCAACGTGCGCCACTGGTTGCGCGCCCACGGCTACGACGCCGGCGACGACGCCCTCTGCGAGCGTATTTTCCGCGCCGCCAAGAGAACCGATCATACGCTCACCGAGGAGGAGATCGGCACGGTGGCGGCAGCGCACTACGAATGAGCGTCGAGGATCGCGGGAAAAGCAAGCGCCACTACCGGATCCTGGTGGTGGAAGACGATCCGGCCATCGCCGCCCTCGTCGCCTACCAGCTTACCAAGGAGGGCTTCCGGGTCGAGACCGCGGTCGACGGCGGCCAGGCTATCAGCTCCTGCAACCGCGCGCCCCCCGACCTCGTGGTCCTCGATCGCATGCTCCCGAAGATCGGCGGCGACGAAGTGCTCCGCCAACTGCGCTCCGAGGCGCGGTCGATCCCGGTGCTCATGCTGACGGCCAGGCGTGAGCAGGAGGACAGGGTGGAAGGGCTGGAGATGGGTGCCGACGACTATCTGACCAAGCCCTTCTCGCCGAGAGAGCTCGTGCTGCGGGTGAGGGCCATCCTGCGCAGGGTGTCCGAGTCCGGAAGAGGCGCCTGCGGACCGGTCCTGAGGGCGGGCGGCATCGTCCTCGATCTCGGCTCCTTCGATACCGACGTGGACGGAGAGCCCATCGCTCTGACCCCGACCGAATTCCGTCTTCTCCAAGCCCTGATGGAGCGACCCGGGCACACCCAGTCGCGGCGGCTCCTGCTCGAAAAGGCCTGGGGCTACTCGAGCGAGATCTCCTTCAGAATGCAGACCCGGACCGTCGACATGCACGTCAGGCGGCTGCGCACCAAGCTGGGACCTGCCGGCGAGCAGATACAGACCGTCCGCGGCTTCGGCTACCGATTCGGGTCTTCGGTCGCGCACGGATCGAGGCGGTGACGCGGCGGTCGTGGAAACTCCGGTGTTCACGTCAGATCGTCCGCAGGCCGCCGACTGATGCGCATTCGCCTTCAGCACACGCTCTTCACGGCGTTCGTGGTCCTGTGCGTGACGATCACGACCATCGCCGTCGCGCTCATGGAGTCGGGTTTTCAGCGCGAGCTGCGCGACGTGTACCGGGAACGGATCACCTCACAGCTCGAAAGGATCGCGGAACAGGTGCGCCTCGCTGAGGGCGCGGATCCGGCCACGCTGGCGAGCGATCTCCGGGGCGCCTTGGAGGACCGGGTGACGATCATAGACTCGGCCGGGTTCGTGCTCGGTGACTCGAACGTGCCGAGCGGTCAGTTGGGCGGCGTCGAGAATCACCGGGGAAGACCCGAGGTGCGTGACGCGCTTGCGGCATCGGCGGCGGTCGCCTTCCACGAACGCCCCAGCGCCACCCTAGAGGGTCGGGATTTCCTCTACGCGGCCAGAATGTCCGTGCTCGACGGCGAGCCCGTCGTGGTCAGGGTGGCGACGCCTCTGGAGAATATCGACCGGGTGATGGGCAGGATCAGACTGGTGATGGTCTGGGCGTGCGTGATCACCGTATTCCTCCTCGCCCTGCCCGTGGCCATTCTGGGTGGCCGACTGGCGGACCGCCTGGTTCTCCTGGTCGACCGTCTGAAGGGAGCGGCCGACGGCACGGCGACCCCGCACCGTCGCAGCCGGATCGTCGAGATCGAGTCGCTCCACGAGGGCGTCGACCGGGCGGCGCTCCAGGTACGGGCGGGACTGGAAGCCCTCGAGCGGGATCGTCGGCAGGCGGAGGATCTGATCGAAACGGCCACGGAGGGCTTCGTTATGCTTTCGCCCGAGGCTCGCGTGATCCGCAGCAACGAGGTGGCGCGCGGCATTCTGGGCATTCCGGAAGGCGCGGAATCCGACGGGGGGATCCCCTTCGCGGGCGTGGTCAGGCATCCCGCCCTCCGGGCTGCGGTCAAGAGGGTGCTGAGAGGGACTTCGGCGGACGGGCCGGGCGTCGTTCCAAGGGAATCCGTCGAACTGACCGACAACGGCTCCACCGTCGCGGTATCGGTGAGGGGGCTGGCCGGCGGCGGCGTGGTTCTCACGTTCATCGACATCTCCGAGATCCGCCGCATGGAAAAGGTGCGGCGCGACTTCGTCGCCAACGCTTCGCACGAACTGCGCACACCCATCACCGTGATCGTGGGTCTCGTCGAAACCCTCGTCGAGGACGAACCGCCGAAGGAGCTGCGCACTCAATTCCTGGGCTACATCGCCGAGAACGCCGAGCGACTGGAAAGCCTGATCGAGGATCTTCTCGATCTTTCGCGCCTCGAGGGCGGAGGTTGGGTGGCGGACCGCGAAGAAGTGGAGGTCATGAAGGCGGCGCGGGAGGCCTGGGGGCTGGTTAGCCCGCGCTGGGAAGACAAGCGCATCTCGTGCGACTTCAGCGGAGACGCCATAGCGCTCTGCGACCCGGCGGCGCTGGTGAACGTCTTCCGCAACCTGCTCGACAACTCGAGCCGCCACGTCGACGAGGACGGCAGGATCACCGTGCAGGTGGCGGGGGAGCTCGACGACGAGGGCCGCG
This portion of the Gemmatimonadota bacterium genome encodes:
- a CDS encoding fibronectin type III domain-containing protein, translated to MSIRNQAVVLTAAALLATSIGACGDDPVEPPPTPQPPGAPTGVSMLVSGRSITISWGAGADATSYRVTLASPGEVTRTENTTETAVTFDDLTAGATYTGQVFSINSEGEAASAAATASIPEDPPAFQAVVDDILEDAHWSADKVWILTRPIFVGRDCGADGDKDGCVHATLTIDPGTTVVGRTDLSQGVRGAYLVVSRGSKLIADATGENRRPTADEVIVFTSDKPRGDRDRGDWGGLVINGMARTNAGDEAEGEGDSGFFGGNDDEDDSGILRGVRIEYAGDDVTPSDQLNGLALQGVGSGTTISYVQIHYNVDDGIEPFGGAVSVDHLVVTGIGDDSVDGTDGYRGFMQFIIGQQRGDKADNGMELSNSGSENPNASPLSTAVIANATMIGADEDFQTGEIGGPNGDRGVQFREASRYRVYNSIFRDFGDAGFCVEGGPAVLAANSRVSGVADPSQTISLEGSVVWNNAGAADSDENFEGCDGYTTAQNKAFFTTDGFNNLVADPMLRDGYNDIGTMASPPDIVASAAPSGYAAFDLSTVEFDGINLFAPADGRTLVATDYPGAVAPGTTLADAWYYGWTIWSIDGSDSRANHTGN
- a CDS encoding TonB-dependent receptor is translated as MKPTHTVRTLPTLLTLFLVASPGAAQESARIIGRVLHAQTAQPIVGAQVAVDGGALGGALTDLDGRFVTPPVPVGTVTVTVNMIGYHTKTVTDVEIAGDRPTVIDFTMTEATLELEGITISARRERGSQAFLLDERRTSAFLVDAVGSTEISRRPDSDAAEVARRLSGVTVSEGKYVFVRGLGERYSQTTLNGSSLPSPEPEREVVPLDLFPSGFLQSLRTQKSYTPDLPADFSGGSVKIETKDFPSETVLRFGVGSSANTNSQFRSGYLSYAGGGRDWIGIDDGTRSQPQALEEALGPIDSGERLPANAGQIITLGETLRSYGQGFNPSSGATPVNRSLNASIGGRTDLFDEGELGYFIAGTYGDNYTLRENEQERKWRSSGFDPQIPENLRTPNVDYNFTRGTRNVTWGGIGNITFKFNPEQKLSLRTTASLSADDEARSYIGENQEDIGGVVRSERLRFVSRLMLWSQLSGEHAIAGSRLEWRATGARATRDEPLMREAVYLEDDGEFFLLPIGESGRYFWSDMSDRDVSFALDWQLPLDFLGDRASLKIGGEGRERSRDFAARRLNWNFLGTTVTDLDAALANARIVSNARRRGEFALRDIVEPGDLYDATDRRFAGYGLLDFSAGRLQAVLGARVEAYELGLRSRGDTLAGIDQLDIAPSVNLVFAARDDFRIRAAGSRTVDRPEFREMAPFQFTEATSLRQLFGNPDLVPASITSADLRFDWFPGPGEMLSVGGFTKRMTDPVEQVFIAAASTAYSFQNAKDATVLGIEMEGRLRLDRIAEALLPYSVQANYSLITSEVEVREGAGGFNPTNLTRPLEGQAAYVLNAGVNYGDGRVEWGLFLNRFGDRLTAAGGDGVPDLFEKARSQVDATFGFPLPTGAAAKFKATNLLDAGYRFEQEANGIVQVQRLYTTGRTFSVGLSWELR
- a CDS encoding 2-isopropylmalate synthase encodes the protein MFSSSTRAAGSSSITTSSEGTGVFRLLRRPPVACQHRGGTVKESELIHDWNAVGADFDWGGLKGVQLNDETLRDGLQNPSVVDPAIEDKIELVHLMDRLGIQCADVGLPGAGPRAMGAVEEVCREIAGQRLALRPNCAARTVVEDVVPIVEISQRVGMPVEACIFIGTSPIRQYAEEWTLDDILLRSENAVAFAVGRGLPVTMVTEDTTRTRPEDLKAIYRSAISWGVTRICLSDTVGHATPAGARALVHFALREIVAPSGAEVGVDWHGHRDRGFGVVNALAAMTAGATRLHGTALGIGERCGNTEMDLLLVNLKLVGIHDADLTVLPEYCKLAARACQVPLVHSYPVVGRDAFRTATGVHAAAIVKAEVKGDSWLADRIYSGVPASMVGREQRIDIGPMSGMSNVRHWLRAHGYDAGDDALCERIFRAAKRTDHTLTEEEIGTVAAAHYE
- a CDS encoding PAS-domain containing protein, whose protein sequence is MRIRLQHTLFTAFVVLCVTITTIAVALMESGFQRELRDVYRERITSQLERIAEQVRLAEGADPATLASDLRGALEDRVTIIDSAGFVLGDSNVPSGQLGGVENHRGRPEVRDALAASAAVAFHERPSATLEGRDFLYAARMSVLDGEPVVVRVATPLENIDRVMGRIRLVMVWACVITVFLLALPVAILGGRLADRLVLLVDRLKGAADGTATPHRRSRIVEIESLHEGVDRAALQVRAGLEALERDRRQAEDLIETATEGFVMLSPEARVIRSNEVARGILGIPEGAESDGGIPFAGVVRHPALRAAVKRVLRGTSADGPGVVPRESVELTDNGSTVAVSVRGLAGGGVVLTFIDISEIRRMEKVRRDFVANASHELRTPITVIVGLVETLVEDEPPKELRTQFLGYIAENAERLESLIEDLLDLSRLEGGGWVADREEVEVMKAAREAWGLVSPRWEDKRISCDFSGDAIALCDPAALVNVFRNLLDNSSRHVDEDGRITVQVAGELDDEGRVIVEVTDDGEGIPSNLIGRVFERFFRADHSRARERGGTGLGLAIVRHIVQAMGGVVGAESTLGEGTTIRFTLPAWRPNYGDDETT
- a CDS encoding response regulator transcription factor codes for the protein MSVEDRGKSKRHYRILVVEDDPAIAALVAYQLTKEGFRVETAVDGGQAISSCNRAPPDLVVLDRMLPKIGGDEVLRQLRSEARSIPVLMLTARREQEDRVEGLEMGADDYLTKPFSPRELVLRVRAILRRVSESGRGACGPVLRAGGIVLDLGSFDTDVDGEPIALTPTEFRLLQALMERPGHTQSRRLLLEKAWGYSSEISFRMQTRTVDMHVRRLRTKLGPAGEQIQTVRGFGYRFGSSVAHGSRR